cttgacttgctcttcgacttccttgatggtttgagtgaagtccttagCTTGCCCACTCTTAATTTCCAAAGTACCacggtctctcaactcacatactccccttcgatgtctgccatatacaacctcaaaatgacttctaccagtggtcctattcacattgtcattatatgcatactctgcttgaggaatgattaggtcctaTGTCTGcccatattccttagttaaacacctcaacgagttgcctaacaccctattgatgacttcagtttgaccatcagtttgtggatggtaagctaagctaaatgacaagttagttcctagtctcctccataatgtttgccaaaaatggcccatgaacttgttgtccctatctaaaataatgcttaaagggagtccatgaattctaacaatctctttgaagaagtgatgtgcaacatagctagcatcatgtgtagttttacatggaatgaaatggctcatcttggaaaatctatctactaccacatagatgttgtccatacatgtctttgtcttgggaagtcctactacaaagtccatgcttatacattcccaaggcctatttggtaccggtaatggttgatagagaccagcattgcttgatcctccttttgctctttgacacacaccacattgctccacatacctcttcacatctcttggcaactttggcctatagtagtacctctgtactaaatccaaggttttgttgactccaaagtgtccagttaaactgccattgtgtttctcttggataaggttttccctcatggatcttcttggcacacataactgattacctctgaacaagagaccattttggagagtgtaatctacatactcaccatggaaatggttctcaaactccttgcaaaccttgtaagctgatgaaaagtcttcatctccttcatagaggtccttgaaaccttctattcccatgctctgcaactgtagttcttgaactgtcaacaacttcctgcttaatgcatctgccaccttgttgagttgccccttcttatgcttgatggtgaaggtgaaggattggagatattccatccctttcaaatgcctattgctaagcttctcttgagtgttaatgtaactcaatgcctggttatctgtgaacaccacaaactcctttggaagtaggtaatgcctccatttctttagagactccactaatgcatacaactctaggtcataggttgagtacttcttctttgcctcattaagcttctcattgaaaaatgccacaggtcttccctcttgactcaacacaccccctactgcaattccacttgcatcacactccaatgtgaatagcttgccAAAAGTAgataggagaaggataggttttgtggctacttcttgcttcaacaattgaaatgctttgtcaacctgctcagtccatttaaacttagttttaaggcctccttttatggtgtcaaggactagtgcacatatgccactgaagttcctcacaaaatttctatagaattgagctaaaccatggaaactcctaacttcagttcctgttctaggtgcaggccaattcaagattgcctccactttgcttggatccatcttcaaggttcctttagacaccacaaatcctaagtagaccagctcttgcttcaagaagtcacacttctctaggttgatggataacttctcctcatgcaacctctctaagactaacctcaaatgctcaagtgctcctctttggttctgctatagatgagaatgtcatctaggtacaccaccacaaatctgcctgtgaagtcttttaacacctcattcatcaacctcatgaaggtgcttggggcattggtgagtccaaatggcatcacgagccattcatacaacccttctgtggtcttgaaagcagtcttccactcatcaccctccttgattctaatctagtgataaccacttttaaggtccaatttagtgaaatacatagcacctcctaaacagtccatccaatcctctattctaggaataggaaacctataccttatggtgatcttattgatttcccttgaatcagttcaaattctccacttgcctcccttctttgatgctagcactaccaggactgcacatgggctgatgctcttcttaatcagtccttgttccaataactcctgcacttgccttgctacttccttattctgatcaggtgtgagcttgtatgcagctttgttaggtagggatgctccgggaacaaagtctatttgatgacttatagaccttcttggtgggagtgttgcaggtgctccatcactcactatgtccttatactcttgcaacatttgcttcacctccttgggtacttctacctgcaacttgtcttcttcctcctttggtttcacaaagatggcacacttcactatctcttcctcatgtagcaagtgtaagaactctttaatagtagccaataagacactaggtgttcttgaagttccctcttcattctttgtcaaagactgaatcttaaaggtcttgttgtccttcttgaatgaaatggagttctcctctccatcatagatcaccttcctatcaaattgccaaggtctacctagtaataggtgacaggcatccataggtaacacatcacaaaggatcttatccttgtatcctccaatagaaaactctacccaagtctgttcattgactagcacactctgctcatgattcaaccatgtcaccttgtatgggttagtgtggggtatccttgtgagtttcaacttcttggttgcttcctctgatattatgttatcagttgaccctgaatcaactatcaccttgcaaactttaccaaggatcttgcatctcaccctaaacaatgctctcctatgcttaggttcattcttgactggctatcttgtcaagaccctattgaacatcagattttctctagtctctaattcaatatggtccacttcaggtgtcttgttgcttgaagagtcttcatgtgcataagaaaccctctttccactatttgatgatgtaggcttgtcagggcatctatatgtcaggtgtcccaattgaccacaattgtaacgtttcatagttgcaaagtaggagttacctctactagtacctctacccctatttggaccaccttgtgcacctcttcctctagaatggccccctctgagattggtttcactgccatgttcagtcaacttggcttctccttggttcctctgctcattttccttgctttggtaaccacctcggtgattcatttgttctctacctctacctctacccctgttattggagtctcctttccttttgttcctctcttccaccttgatagcaagctgatgacatttttgaatagtagtaggagtccataggcttatctcctcttgaatgttccactttaggccgattagatacctagccaccttaatagattcatcttcttggactttggatctaagacaaagtttttgaaattcttcggtgtaggaggtcacatcaaggtcttttttcttcaaaccctatctcttcttatgaagctggacttcataatcctctggtaagtagttctctttgatcttactcaccatggccttccaattggcaataggtagcttccccatgctaactctctcttcttgcaggtacttctaCCATGTCAAAGTTgttccccttaatcttgatttggcaaccttaaccttttgagcctctatcactccctcacactcaaagtggttttccatgccctcaatccattccatgacagtgtcaatgtccatccttccactgaaatgtggcaatccttcaaaagctttggtgttcaaagccttaatagccttcacaaatggttattcattaaacaagggatctagttcaggtataatgtcatctatgtctatagttttcttgcctttatccttggtgtcttctccccaaggtccttgtgtcctctgatccaccacttcctgcagcttatcccttatctcactcatagcttcttcaaggagtctattcttctccttctactcttctacctccctagccagctctgcattagtgacaattgtgctttcccctactgattcactagaataCAGAGACATACATGGTCCACCAAACCTttaactggctctgataccaatctaatgggatggggtttgggatagactagcctagtctatgctcttggatcctttccttggatcacctggtgttctcttcacaccatagggtctctaggacttcccttgcttaaggaatcccctgaccttgcccaatccacccaccaatgagttgcaatgctgctcctaaggtctcacctactcatgagactcaaaaccccttactatggctaataagggcctGGCTTGTCCTACTACTttctaggtcctagcaaggttaggataggtcttaaaccatgttttacatccatccatgtgcccccaagaagttgcaaccttcatccctcctaccAATTCCACCATTTTTCTCATTTcccacaaaatagggctacaaggaaaagcccctattaggcctctaatccggacttttagggctctctcttgcaaatgatgcatgaactacccaaactcccaaaatggactaccattcatttggcaagggctcaaggatttctctagttttgggcctccaagtggccgtacagtaccttgggcaaattttggggtttttaagggttttgtgagggtttttatggtctgcctaggtcacagtgtatgttttgtgttttaaccaccttgtctggattggtggaggctcctccttcacaccagtgatgcttcactcacccctctacaacccCTCCAAAGGGTGCCTTCTTCTCTATCCTTctttgctctccaagacctctgcaacttgacccttcctagtcaGGCACTGTCCAATCTCACCTAGGAATGGGTCCTtatatggcctccttgcatttcaaAGGGCCTttcttgcattgaactatagtacagggtttttactctcattccccatggtttcatggtgattccacaatggcaaatggagttatgagcccatttattcaaaccagtccaaaactggacagagagaatgcaaattacaaactatttacaaacacacctcacttacaaaccaaaacctgatctaattgctcaaaattaaatttaacacaccatataagacactccacatagttttgcatgaaaatcaatccattaatgatctttctttactccatttgtgctcaCTAGCAACAAAATTTGCAGTCACAGTCAGTTAGTTTGCTTGGGTtgtacaacatctgacatccaacccattaacttagggtttgcaaatacttatactaccctctccttggtctatgtgcccatattagggttgtccatgccaaactaagaattttggccACTAGGTgaaaaaaagttgcttgacaacttttaaaagttgtcatgcaacttttacaacttttgagcaactttctcaatgttgcttttcttgactcctagacccacattgggcaaacctaaggacaccaacatgctaagaaggacccctaatcacctcaaaggcacacataccctctattttcaagaaaatctcaatcttgacttatgaccctaagacctcaactaggatcctacctaggacctatgagcacatggctctttattttatttacaatggcttcataaagaagcaagaacacaaacaaaacaaatggtgggagccctttgaagggtgctcctgcaccatcaaccCACATGTAGAGGACATAACTGGAAGAACTGCAACAACAAGTTGATTCAAAATTAGTCCCGAGTGGGAAGGGGAATGAGAGAGAGCGATCATGATTCTTTGTTTTATTAACAATAAGTGTTAAAAAGTAAATTTACTTTACAATATGtagtaagtttctaaattcatactaAAAATATTGGCAATTTTATTCCATCtctcaaaatattttataatatatatgtattttgattaaaaaaaattacaaaatgataTACATTAATATAAAACAATATAGATATTAGTAataaatgcaaaataaataaatttataattcaaTTTTTTATAGATCTGTTAATGGGTTCCAGAGGGTTAATCCTTCTCAACAAGTGGTGGATAAAACAATCTGGAAGTCGTCGAATCAGGGTTGgatcaaagtcaattttgatggcgTGGCGCATGGTAATCCAAGCCCATCAAGTGCAGGTTGTACAGCTAGAGATTTCCATGGTCATAAAATTGCTAATTGGAGTCAAAATATTGGTATGGGATCAAATAATGAGACCAAAGTTAAGGCAACTCTTCTGGTAGTTAGATTAGCTAGGAGGTTAGAAGTGGAAATTTTACAGCTTGAAGGTGATTCTCAGATTATCATCCATGCTATCTTGAAGGGTGAGGTGGATAATTGGAAGCTAAATTGAGAAATCTGATGCATTAGAAATAATCttccatattttcacatatttaaagTGATCCACATCTTAAGAGAGGGCAATAAAGAAGCAAACTTATGTGCAAACCAAGCTTTTGATTTACAAGAGGGTGataccaattaaatgaacatttcaCTCCCAAATGGTAATATTTTTGAATGATTTTGAAGTCTTTATTAGTAGGCTCCCATTTACTTGTTGGTAGTGGTTGTAGGTGAAGCCAAAACAATTTGATTGCCTTGAAAAAATTTGTGAGCTCGTATGAGGGGCTTTAAATTCTTATTAGAGGTTATTACGATCGAGTAATTCAAGATACATGCCATATTTATGAAGATCTTGACAAGATTATATTGAAGTATGGTTGGAATTTGAGTTTGCAACGTTTGGATAGAGTGGTAGCGTCCTTCACATCTATGTACTGAATTGAACCAAGATAGTTTGAAGGCATGTTCATTACTCACTTCTCGAAAAGCCATAAGCATTTATGGAAACTTCTTCAAATTGGAGAGTTCGATCCTGGATAAGTTGGCGTGTTGCTCGAGGAGAGTTAGGGCGACATTTAAGTTATCAGGAGTTGTTTGTTCTTCACAAAAGGTGTTTCTTTCCTAGCAGAATATCACACATATCTATCTAGCTATAGTTAGAGAGTCACTTCTCAAAGGGAGAGTTTTTAGCCACAAAGAAAATGGAACCTAACTTCTCATTGCAGGTGGTGAAACCCA
The nucleotide sequence above comes from Cryptomeria japonica chromosome 11, Sugi_1.0, whole genome shotgun sequence. Encoded proteins:
- the LOC131860199 gene encoding uncharacterized protein LOC131860199, which translates into the protein MEVRIPSQTYKGKQPPQRKEEGKIQESSQEQTSGPTSKRSVNGFQRVNPSQQVVDKTIWKSSNQGWIKVNFDGVAHGNPSPSSAGCTARDFHGHKIANWSQNIGMGSNNETKVKATLLVVRLARRLEVEILQLEGDSQIIIHAILKGEVDNWKLN